A region from the Salicibibacter cibarius genome encodes:
- a CDS encoding nucleotidyltransferase family protein → MARTETEIREIILQYVGELKKEISVERVILYGSYAKGTATDNSDIDIAVESNDFSDHYLKEWQRLYRYVWKSGVDPSLEPRPFHQDIDPLMTEEILKTGKVIYEADTETALSDYSG, encoded by the coding sequence ATGGCTAGAACAGAAACTGAAATCCGAGAAATAATCCTCCAGTATGTGGGTGAGCTAAAAAAAGAAATAAGTGTCGAAAGAGTCATCCTATATGGCTCTTATGCCAAGGGGACAGCCACAGATAACAGTGATATTGATATTGCTGTAGAATCCAACGATTTTAGTGATCACTATTTGAAAGAATGGCAACGGTTATATCGGTATGTATGGAAAAGTGGCGTAGATCCATCATTAGAGCCCCGACCCTTTCACCAGGACATCGATCCATTAATGACCGAAGAGATTTTGAAAACAGGTAAAGTTATTTATGAGGCAGATACCGAAACCGCTCTCTCAGATTATTCGGGATGA
- a CDS encoding branched-chain amino acid ABC transporter permease — protein sequence MDVLAQQLFNGLTIGSVYALVALGLTLVYGILHVPNFAHGALYMVGGYVTLMSMTLLGMPYFVGMFIAILVVGVIAILMERLVFNQLRDSPPIHDKIAAIGLLLFLETLIRVIWGSDYRSMTTPFSDDIVSFLGITVTTQRILIVVAAILVMIALQLFLKKTMVGASIVAMSQDREGAFLQGINANRVAMLTFFISGSLAAIAAALNSPINLVFPDMGHLVILKAFVIVIIGGMGSVPGAILGGYILGFSESLGATFISAEYSDIIAFVLLVIILTVKPQGLFAKGAH from the coding sequence ATGGATGTTCTTGCACAACAACTGTTTAACGGACTCACGATCGGAAGCGTGTACGCCCTTGTTGCTTTAGGATTGACGCTTGTCTATGGCATTCTTCATGTACCGAACTTCGCTCATGGGGCTCTTTATATGGTCGGTGGCTATGTAACTTTAATGTCGATGACTCTCTTGGGAATGCCTTATTTTGTAGGCATGTTCATCGCTATTTTAGTCGTGGGAGTCATCGCCATTCTGATGGAACGTCTCGTGTTTAACCAGCTTCGCGATTCGCCACCTATTCACGATAAAATTGCGGCCATTGGATTGCTATTATTCCTGGAAACGCTCATACGCGTCATTTGGGGCTCGGACTATCGATCAATGACTACTCCCTTTAGCGACGATATCGTTTCCTTTCTCGGCATTACGGTGACGACGCAACGCATTTTAATCGTCGTGGCTGCGATTCTCGTCATGATCGCCTTGCAACTTTTCTTAAAAAAGACCATGGTAGGGGCATCGATCGTTGCCATGTCCCAAGACCGTGAAGGGGCATTTCTCCAAGGGATCAACGCGAACCGTGTGGCGATGTTGACGTTTTTCATATCAGGAAGTCTCGCGGCAATTGCCGCTGCCCTGAATTCACCGATTAATCTCGTTTTCCCTGACATGGGGCACCTCGTCATTTTGAAAGCATTTGTCATCGTCATTATCGGTGGGATGGGAAGCGTACCGGGCGCGATACTTGGCGGTTACATTCTTGGATTCTCGGAAAGCCTCGGTGCCACATTTATTTCAGCTGAATACAGCGACATCATTGCCTTTGTGTTGCTCGTCATTATTTTAACGGTGAAACCGCAAGGTCTGTTTGCAAAGGGGGCTCACTAG
- a CDS encoding ABC transporter ATP-binding protein: MLIETKGLTKAFGGLTAVDSVDVGIQKGKITAIIGPNGAGKSTLFNVISGFYPTTKGTVVFNGEDITKKKAFNVAKLGIARTFQTTNLFEQATVMDNVIVGHRLRTKSGVFDALFRTPRLKREERESREKAEEVLHFVGLTKEANRLVSDISQEAKKRAAFAVALATDPEVVFLDEPAAGINPDETDGLTNLMRKMIDNGLTVCLIEHKMQMIMEIADHIVVLNQGKKIAEGTPEEIQNNETVIQAYLGGGDEAANAQ; this comes from the coding sequence ATGCTCATTGAAACGAAAGGCCTAACGAAAGCATTTGGAGGATTGACGGCTGTGGATAGCGTCGATGTCGGCATTCAAAAGGGAAAAATTACGGCGATCATCGGTCCGAACGGGGCTGGGAAATCGACGCTATTCAATGTGATTAGCGGGTTCTATCCAACGACAAAAGGAACGGTTGTCTTTAACGGCGAAGATATTACGAAGAAGAAAGCTTTTAACGTTGCGAAATTGGGGATTGCCCGTACGTTTCAGACGACAAACTTGTTTGAGCAGGCGACCGTCATGGATAACGTTATTGTCGGACATCGTTTGCGTACGAAATCCGGGGTATTTGACGCACTCTTTCGCACACCAAGATTGAAACGTGAAGAACGGGAAAGTCGTGAGAAAGCAGAGGAGGTGTTGCATTTTGTAGGGTTAACAAAGGAAGCGAACCGGCTCGTTTCAGACATTTCCCAGGAAGCCAAAAAACGCGCAGCCTTTGCCGTAGCGCTTGCCACCGACCCTGAGGTTGTGTTCCTCGATGAACCTGCCGCTGGAATCAACCCGGATGAAACAGACGGGCTGACGAATTTGATGCGTAAAATGATTGACAACGGCTTAACCGTTTGTTTAATCGAACACAAGATGCAGATGATCATGGAAATCGCCGATCATATCGTCGTTCTTAACCAGGGCAAAAAAATAGCGGAAGGAACACCTGAAGAGATCCAAAACAACGAAACGGTGATTCAAGCTTATCTGGGAGGGGGTGATGAAGCTGCTAACGCTCAATGA
- a CDS encoding branched-chain amino acid ABC transporter permease, giving the protein MPMFKRNATPLIFLLIALVVPFVTDNQYYLYILTLAFIWSIAVYGMNLISGYTGQLTLAHAGFFAIGAYSLGLLTVDVNVPYWLAFVLACVITTVLGLLIGLIALRTKTHYFAIYTLCVGYIIYLIIYQWDELTGGVRGLIGIEPPGAIGPITFDSAESNYYLVLVFLVLTIVFMKFISESLVGRTFVAIRNSEDLSQTIGINTMKQKLLSFVISTFFAGMAGALYASFVQFIGPEISYTMTMFDMLTYLIVGGIGTMYGPLVGTFLIVTLTQSLQFMEEYRMLIFGPVLVLLVIFYPKGIVGGIQMWKAKRQYKKKQKLEKQTSNTSTYGGGD; this is encoded by the coding sequence ATGCCTATGTTCAAAAGAAACGCCACGCCGCTCATCTTTTTGCTCATCGCCTTAGTCGTCCCTTTTGTCACAGACAATCAGTATTACTTGTATATATTGACGCTCGCCTTTATTTGGTCAATCGCTGTCTATGGCATGAATTTAATATCCGGTTATACAGGGCAGCTCACCCTCGCCCATGCAGGTTTTTTCGCGATTGGGGCGTACTCGCTCGGTCTCTTAACGGTGGATGTGAATGTGCCGTATTGGCTTGCGTTTGTTCTCGCTTGCGTGATTACAACGGTGCTCGGATTATTAATCGGACTCATTGCTCTCAGAACGAAGACGCATTATTTTGCCATCTACACGCTTTGTGTCGGGTATATCATCTATCTCATCATCTACCAGTGGGATGAATTAACCGGGGGCGTGCGCGGCCTTATCGGGATCGAGCCTCCCGGCGCGATTGGTCCGATTACATTTGACAGTGCCGAATCCAATTACTATTTGGTGCTCGTGTTTCTCGTATTGACGATCGTCTTTATGAAGTTCATCAGCGAATCGCTTGTTGGTCGCACCTTCGTCGCCATTCGTAATTCGGAGGATCTTTCTCAAACGATCGGCATTAACACGATGAAGCAAAAATTGCTCTCGTTTGTCATCTCCACCTTTTTTGCCGGGATGGCCGGGGCGCTGTACGCGTCATTCGTCCAATTTATCGGACCGGAAATATCGTACACGATGACGATGTTTGATATGTTGACGTACTTGATCGTTGGCGGTATCGGCACGATGTACGGTCCGCTCGTCGGGACGTTTCTGATTGTTACGCTGACGCAATCGCTCCAATTTATGGAAGAGTACCGCATGTTGATTTTCGGCCCGGTCTTGGTTCTTCTCGTTATTTTTTACCCAAAAGGAATTGTCGGTGGCATTCAAATGTGGAAAGCGAAGCGGCAATATAAGAAAAAACAAAAACTGGAAAAGCAAACATCGAACACATCGACGTATGGGGGTGGAGATTAA
- a CDS encoding ribonuclease HII: MGKNVSIAQIKAHLFAEQRPSVDWVNALRADERKGVQQLLVRYDRILEREAQLIQQFRDMRAFEKTFSFSGAQIAGVDEVGRGPLAGPVTAVAVILPERFELPGLTDSKKLTSEQRARFYEEITAAADVGIGTATSDEIDEINIYQASRRAMVRAVEALANRPDHLAVDAMELPLDIPQTPLIKGDAKSASIAAASVVAKVTRDTYMKTLHESYPAYRFNENAGYGTKAHLEALDREGPSPEHRRSFQPVITREA, from the coding sequence GTGGGAAAAAACGTATCGATCGCGCAGATCAAGGCACACCTTTTTGCCGAGCAACGACCATCGGTCGATTGGGTCAACGCATTGCGCGCCGATGAACGAAAAGGCGTCCAGCAGCTGCTCGTGCGTTACGACCGTATCCTTGAACGGGAAGCGCAGTTAATCCAACAGTTTAGGGACATGCGCGCGTTTGAAAAAACATTCAGTTTTTCCGGCGCGCAAATCGCCGGCGTTGATGAAGTTGGCCGGGGGCCGCTCGCCGGTCCGGTGACGGCAGTCGCGGTTATTTTGCCCGAGCGATTCGAACTCCCGGGCTTGACCGATTCGAAAAAACTAACATCAGAGCAACGCGCGCGGTTTTACGAAGAAATTACCGCAGCCGCGGATGTGGGCATCGGCACGGCGACGTCAGACGAAATCGACGAGATCAACATATATCAAGCTTCGCGCCGGGCGATGGTACGCGCCGTCGAAGCATTAGCGAACCGTCCGGACCACCTTGCCGTTGACGCGATGGAATTGCCGCTCGATATTCCGCAAACGCCGCTTATCAAGGGCGATGCTAAAAGCGCGAGCATTGCCGCCGCGTCCGTCGTTGCGAAAGTGACCCGTGATACATATATGAAAACGTTGCATGAAAGCTATCCCGCCTACCGGTTTAACGAAAACGCCGGCTACGGCACGAAAGCCCATTTGGAAGCGCTGGACCGGGAAGGGCCTTCCCCGGAGCACCGCCGCTCGTTTCAACCTGTCATCACTCGGGAAGCGTAA
- a CDS encoding thiol-disulfide oxidoreductase DCC family protein — MTEKYVVFYDGECPLCRAVKLVLGKLDWRGAVYWFPVQDVSEATLDKANAYKNMYDEIYMLTPDKQVLTGFNTVRKLLALLPVTFPVAVLMHVPGAGLIGGPVYRFVSRRRYRWFGRVARG; from the coding sequence ATGACGGAAAAATATGTTGTGTTTTATGACGGCGAGTGTCCGCTTTGCCGGGCGGTAAAGCTTGTGCTTGGCAAGTTGGACTGGCGTGGCGCGGTTTATTGGTTCCCCGTGCAAGACGTGAGCGAGGCGACGCTCGACAAAGCCAACGCCTATAAAAATATGTACGACGAGATTTATATGCTCACCCCGGACAAACAAGTGTTGACCGGCTTTAATACCGTGCGCAAACTGCTCGCGTTGCTGCCGGTCACGTTTCCTGTTGCTGTTTTGATGCATGTGCCGGGCGCCGGTCTGATCGGCGGACCGGTATATCGCTTTGTTTCGAGGCGGCGCTACCGGTGGTTTGGGCGAGTGGCGCGGGGGTGA
- a CDS encoding HEPN domain-containing protein, protein MDQKVMYWMSESKENLDTAKVLYRNGKLLETAFFCHLATEKMLKAFIAKRKETIPPKIHNLLSLANKGSLDNELSESQFNFFADLNPFQLEGRYPGDREILLKKTAKREFEELLKRTEAELKWLEQKLKSEK, encoded by the coding sequence GTGGATCAAAAAGTGATGTATTGGATGAGCGAGTCCAAAGAAAATTTAGACACTGCAAAGGTCCTTTATCGAAACGGCAAATTGTTAGAAACAGCATTCTTTTGTCACTTAGCCACTGAAAAAATGCTAAAAGCATTTATCGCCAAGCGTAAAGAAACAATACCGCCAAAAATTCATAATTTATTATCATTAGCCAATAAAGGAAGTCTAGATAATGAGCTTAGTGAGTCCCAATTTAACTTTTTCGCGGATCTTAATCCGTTTCAATTGGAAGGACGATATCCCGGGGATAGAGAGATTTTACTAAAAAAAACAGCCAAGAGAGAATTTGAAGAATTACTGAAAAGAACGGAGGCGGAGCTAAAATGGCTAGAACAGAAACTGAAATCCGAGAAATAA
- a CDS encoding EscU/YscU/HrcU family type III secretion system export apparatus switch protein: MCAYKDKRRTAAALTYRQAEDIAPVVKAKGHGAIAEDIIARARENDVPVREDETLAELLDQLEIGTPIPADLYEVIAEVFAFIYKVDAEMKD; encoded by the coding sequence ATGTGCGCATATAAGGATAAACGTCGAACGGCAGCGGCGTTGACGTATCGGCAAGCGGAAGATATCGCGCCTGTCGTAAAAGCGAAAGGGCACGGGGCGATCGCCGAGGATATCATCGCGCGGGCACGGGAAAACGATGTCCCCGTCCGAGAAGATGAAACGCTTGCGGAGCTGTTGGACCAACTTGAAATCGGCACGCCGATCCCGGCTGATTTGTACGAAGTGATCGCCGAAGTTTTTGCTTTTATTTATAAAGTTGATGCAGAAATGAAAGACTAA
- a CDS encoding Rieske (2Fe-2S) protein, translating into MAEHAVATVGEIREGKRKIVQIGKISIGVFNIKGEFFAIKNICPHKGAPLCKGSVQGMYVCGDNLDDVRLINEGEILRCPWHGWEFDIKSGKSIIDPNRYYVKNYEVTVDTDQPADAQVETFPTSIREKNVIVHV; encoded by the coding sequence ATGGCCGAACATGCTGTCGCGACAGTTGGTGAAATCCGAGAAGGGAAAAGAAAAATCGTTCAAATTGGCAAAATTTCTATAGGCGTTTTTAATATTAAAGGTGAGTTTTTTGCCATAAAAAATATATGCCCTCATAAAGGGGCGCCCCTATGTAAGGGAAGTGTTCAAGGCATGTATGTTTGCGGCGATAACTTGGATGACGTTCGCTTGATTAACGAAGGTGAGATTCTCCGTTGCCCATGGCATGGATGGGAATTTGATATTAAAAGCGGGAAGTCAATTATTGATCCCAATCGTTATTATGTTAAAAACTATGAAGTGACCGTTGATACAGACCAACCGGCTGACGCGCAGGTAGAAACGTTTCCGACGAGCATTCGTGAAAAAAATGTCATCGTACATGTCTAA
- a CDS encoding amidohydrolase family protein: MAEIGKPNKLNGIIDCDVHPIPRKLEELHAYLPSRWHKHYVSFSRPFYNHPHHVLRLDALPEKGGAPGSDPDFLREQLINQFGIDYAILLPIPNITMWPNPTMAADLARAYNQWLADKWLDNNNFDGRFKGSITVAPQDPQAAVREIEHWASHPHMVQVLTDSGSDMNYGHKQFHPIYEACEHFGLPFAIHPTSEGLGINSPASPGYPTTYFEWSTSLTFSVQAHLVSFISEGVFERFPGLKVALVEGGSSWLAPLLWRLDEGWRGLRNEVPWVKKRPSEYVRENVRVTSQPLHSPENKEHLLQIFDMMNAKEVMMYASDYPHWDFDSPIRTFPKMDKDLKNRIFYENAKEFYKLP, translated from the coding sequence GTGGCAGAGATTGGTAAGCCGAATAAATTAAACGGCATTATTGATTGCGATGTGCACCCGATACCAAGGAAATTGGAAGAATTGCATGCCTATCTTCCTTCTCGATGGCACAAACATTATGTTTCATTTTCCAGGCCTTTTTATAATCATCCTCATCACGTTCTTCGGTTGGATGCGCTGCCTGAAAAAGGTGGTGCGCCAGGTAGTGATCCTGATTTTCTGCGGGAACAATTAATCAATCAATTTGGGATTGATTATGCTATTTTGCTGCCGATTCCGAATATAACGATGTGGCCCAACCCCACCATGGCCGCTGATTTGGCAAGGGCTTACAATCAATGGCTTGCCGACAAGTGGCTGGATAATAACAACTTCGATGGGCGATTCAAGGGTTCGATCACCGTAGCGCCCCAGGATCCACAGGCGGCTGTTCGCGAAATCGAACACTGGGCGAGCCATCCTCATATGGTTCAAGTTCTTACGGATTCCGGTTCGGACATGAATTACGGCCATAAACAGTTTCACCCTATTTATGAAGCTTGTGAACACTTTGGGCTTCCATTCGCGATTCATCCGACATCCGAAGGGTTAGGGATTAACTCACCGGCATCGCCAGGATATCCGACGACTTATTTTGAATGGTCGACTAGCCTTACATTCTCGGTTCAAGCCCATCTCGTCAGTTTTATTTCAGAGGGCGTTTTTGAACGCTTCCCGGGTTTGAAGGTTGCGCTTGTTGAAGGGGGATCCTCTTGGCTTGCTCCGCTTCTTTGGCGCTTGGATGAAGGATGGCGAGGCCTTAGGAATGAAGTGCCATGGGTAAAAAAACGACCAAGTGAATACGTCAGAGAAAATGTTCGAGTGACGTCCCAACCCCTACATTCGCCTGAAAATAAAGAACATCTTCTACAAATATTTGACATGATGAACGCAAAAGAAGTCATGATGTACGCGAGTGATTACCCTCATTGGGACTTTGATTCACCGATCAGAACATTCCCTAAAATGGACAAAGATCTAAAGAATCGTATTTTCTATGAAAATGCAAAGGAATTTTATAAACTACCTTAA
- a CDS encoding ABC transporter substrate-binding protein, whose protein sequence is MKKVSMIVGGVMMLLTVGCNGDGGGEDADVTEAEGTPAPGAPDGDGGEEVDVDTEVAEGTEVVDIGFSGPLSGAGAYYGNNTLNGLTMAIEEINESGGFEVDGEMYSFNLVSLDDQYLPDETGANVRRLVQENDTPVIFVPHSGGTYATQVFNEQDEVLLASYSSEPEITQQDNDLTWRIPPTYDKYIEPFSEYQMERFGTDLAMLPPNTEFGMDWAEALAPAWEEMGGNVVHESSVDYAQDTDFYTLLTNALAEDPDVLFVGGSSEPTAQVMAQAREQGFEGGFLIMDQAKLDEIDNVLGGAPEVIEGSVGVPPLVDDIHQGNEQFISDYQDTFDADPGSEAGYHYYSVYILAEAMSAAGETEDAHAIREHMDEGLQQVDDDKHIYEVSEVDEDGGMVTELRMAVVEDGEVELVDFDD, encoded by the coding sequence ATGAAAAAGGTCAGTATGATAGTTGGTGGCGTCATGATGCTATTGACGGTCGGGTGTAACGGTGATGGTGGCGGGGAAGATGCAGATGTCACGGAAGCGGAAGGAACCCCTGCACCCGGCGCTCCCGATGGTGACGGTGGCGAAGAGGTCGACGTGGACACAGAAGTGGCCGAAGGCACGGAAGTGGTAGACATTGGCTTTAGCGGCCCATTAAGCGGTGCTGGCGCTTACTATGGAAACAATACGTTAAACGGCCTCACGATGGCGATTGAAGAAATCAACGAATCCGGCGGTTTCGAAGTGGATGGAGAAATGTATTCGTTTAACCTCGTGTCCCTCGATGACCAATACTTGCCGGATGAAACAGGTGCCAACGTACGTCGGCTCGTGCAAGAAAACGACACGCCCGTGATCTTCGTGCCTCATAGTGGTGGAACGTACGCGACGCAAGTATTTAATGAACAAGATGAAGTCTTGCTCGCCTCTTATTCCAGTGAGCCTGAAATCACGCAACAAGATAACGATTTAACGTGGAGAATACCTCCTACGTATGACAAATATATTGAGCCGTTTTCCGAATATCAAATGGAACGCTTCGGCACGGACTTAGCCATGTTGCCGCCAAACACCGAGTTCGGCATGGATTGGGCGGAAGCGTTGGCACCGGCTTGGGAAGAGATGGGCGGCAACGTCGTTCATGAAAGCTCAGTGGACTATGCCCAGGATACTGACTTTTACACGTTACTCACCAACGCGTTAGCTGAAGATCCGGATGTTCTCTTCGTCGGCGGATCATCGGAACCGACGGCACAAGTTATGGCCCAGGCTAGAGAACAAGGCTTTGAAGGAGGGTTTCTCATAATGGACCAGGCGAAACTCGATGAAATTGATAACGTCCTCGGCGGTGCGCCGGAAGTCATCGAAGGATCGGTCGGGGTTCCGCCCCTCGTCGATGATATTCATCAAGGAAACGAACAATTTATCAGTGATTATCAAGACACGTTTGATGCCGATCCCGGTTCGGAAGCCGGCTACCACTATTACAGTGTTTATATCCTCGCTGAAGCCATGAGTGCAGCCGGTGAAACCGAAGATGCTCATGCCATTCGCGAGCACATGGACGAAGGTTTACAGCAAGTGGATGATGACAAACACATTTATGAAGTCAGTGAGGTAGACGAAGACGGCGGAATGGTAACCGAATTGAGAATGGCTGTCGTTGAAGATGGAGAAGTCGAACTCGTTGATTTTGACGACTAA
- a CDS encoding ABC transporter ATP-binding protein produces MLTLNDVSVRYGHYEALKDISMSVKAGELVVLLGANGAGKSTIFRTISGLNKPAKGSIEWKGKSIGGVPASNLVKAGIGHCPEGRKLFPEMNVSENLKMGSYVIKRNKKEVSETLERVYTLFPILEEKQKASAGSLSGGQQQMLAIGRAMMSQPEMLLLDEPSIGLAPLIVEQVFDVIQEINRGGTTILLAEQNANAALKIADRGYVIEDGNIVVEGDSQELFSNDEVRKAYIGA; encoded by the coding sequence CTGCTAACGCTCAATGATGTATCGGTGCGATATGGGCATTACGAGGCTTTGAAAGACATTTCCATGAGTGTGAAGGCTGGCGAACTGGTCGTGTTGCTAGGGGCGAACGGTGCCGGGAAAAGTACGATATTCCGGACGATCAGTGGGTTAAATAAACCGGCAAAAGGAAGCATCGAATGGAAGGGAAAATCGATTGGCGGTGTTCCTGCCAGTAATTTGGTAAAAGCAGGCATCGGCCACTGTCCGGAAGGCCGAAAACTGTTTCCGGAAATGAACGTTTCCGAAAATTTAAAAATGGGTTCTTATGTGATCAAGCGCAATAAAAAAGAAGTCTCGGAAACATTGGAGCGTGTCTACACTCTTTTTCCAATATTGGAAGAAAAGCAAAAGGCATCAGCGGGGTCGCTTAGCGGCGGTCAACAACAAATGCTAGCTATCGGACGGGCGATGATGTCACAACCCGAAATGCTTCTCCTGGACGAACCTTCGATCGGACTGGCACCGCTGATTGTTGAACAAGTTTTCGACGTCATTCAGGAAATTAACCGCGGCGGTACGACGATTCTTTTGGCAGAACAAAACGCCAATGCCGCTTTGAAAATTGCTGACCGCGGGTACGTCATTGAAGATGGAAATATTGTCGTGGAAGGGGATAGTCAGGAATTGTTTTCCAATGATGAAGTCAGAAAGGCTTATATCGGAGCTTAA
- a CDS encoding long-chain-fatty-acid--CoA ligase, with protein MQESLSKYADIEIPEISLPEMFEQSLSDNRHKTAMTFGELTYTYEELSNNIQRVASALSKRGVQKGDRVALMLPNCPQYPVSYFAVLSLGAIVVQVNPMYKPPELLHVLNDSDVSAIIMLDDLKPIFQAIENESSVKTAIEVSLKGPGEFDSLLNDDGEPPQTMIDAKEDVAVIQYTGGTTGRSKGAMLTHYNLVANTMQSAATQAIKSDEQERVLSIAPLFHVYGMTSAMNITLYRGGNIILVPRFDVEEVVQIIERLKPTSFPGVPTMYMALLQHYQAHPFDVSSLNICTSGSAPLPVEVINTFNAITGANVAEGFGLSEASPVTHRNPVDGLQKTGSIGITLPNTEAKIVDIATGEAEQPTGEVGELIIRGPQIMKGYYGLPEETAETLRDGWLYTGDLANIDEDGYYFIVGRKKDLILASGFNVYPIEVEDVIYRHPAVQEAAVIGVPDPYRGETVKAVVVKHEGAELTEEGLIDFCKESLSNYKVPKLVSFVNELPKTAVGKILKRELIASETTK; from the coding sequence ATGCAGGAGAGCCTGAGCAAATACGCAGATATCGAAATACCTGAAATTTCGCTTCCCGAAATGTTCGAACAAAGCCTCAGCGACAATCGCCATAAAACGGCAATGACGTTCGGGGAGCTCACGTACACATATGAAGAACTGAGCAACAACATCCAGCGTGTGGCGAGCGCACTCTCCAAACGCGGGGTCCAAAAAGGGGATCGCGTCGCGCTCATGCTCCCGAATTGCCCACAGTACCCCGTGAGTTATTTTGCGGTGCTCAGCCTGGGCGCGATCGTTGTGCAAGTGAATCCGATGTACAAACCGCCGGAGTTGCTGCATGTGCTCAACGATTCAGATGTAAGCGCGATCATTATGTTGGACGACCTAAAGCCGATTTTCCAAGCGATCGAAAATGAAAGCAGTGTGAAAACAGCCATCGAAGTCTCGTTAAAAGGACCCGGCGAGTTTGATTCATTATTAAATGATGATGGCGAACCGCCGCAGACAATGATCGACGCAAAAGAAGACGTGGCCGTCATTCAATACACGGGCGGCACGACGGGACGCTCGAAGGGCGCGATGCTCACCCACTACAACCTGGTAGCGAACACGATGCAATCGGCTGCGACGCAAGCCATCAAGAGTGATGAGCAGGAACGGGTGCTCTCGATTGCGCCGCTCTTCCACGTCTACGGAATGACGAGCGCGATGAACATCACGCTCTATCGCGGCGGAAACATCATCTTGGTTCCCCGCTTTGACGTCGAGGAAGTCGTACAAATCATCGAACGGCTCAAACCGACCAGTTTCCCCGGGGTGCCGACGATGTACATGGCATTATTACAGCATTATCAAGCGCATCCATTTGATGTTTCGTCCCTGAACATTTGCACGAGCGGTTCCGCTCCACTTCCCGTTGAAGTCATTAATACATTCAACGCGATCACAGGCGCCAACGTCGCTGAAGGGTTTGGTCTGTCCGAAGCCTCGCCGGTCACGCACCGCAACCCTGTCGATGGATTGCAAAAAACCGGCAGCATCGGCATCACATTGCCGAATACGGAAGCGAAAATCGTCGATATTGCCACCGGGGAAGCAGAACAACCGACCGGTGAAGTCGGTGAGCTCATCATTCGCGGCCCACAAATCATGAAAGGGTATTACGGCTTGCCGGAAGAAACCGCAGAGACGCTTCGGGATGGATGGCTCTATACAGGCGATTTGGCAAACATCGACGAAGACGGTTATTACTTCATCGTCGGCAGAAAAAAAGACCTTATCCTCGCGAGCGGCTTCAACGTTTACCCGATTGAAGTGGAAGACGTCATCTACCGCCACCCGGCCGTCCAAGAAGCTGCCGTCATCGGCGTTCCGGACCCGTACCGCGGCGAAACCGTCAAAGCCGTCGTCGTAAAACACGAAGGTGCGGAACTCACGGAAGAAGGATTGATCGATTTTTGCAAAGAAAGTCTATCGAATTACAAAGTGCCAAAACTGGTTTCTTTTGTTAATGAACTTCCGAAAACCGCTGTCGGCAAAATACTAAAAAGGGAACTGATCGCATCCGAGACAACGAAATGA